Proteins found in one Amphiura filiformis chromosome 14, Afil_fr2py, whole genome shotgun sequence genomic segment:
- the LOC140168913 gene encoding uncharacterized protein — MDAEEPDIKNTDYQQEEEVDKDSLHLHVQPGRELVQKEEASETSVINQMQNSQMLGITLPQCNQEAFIFCLDDSIYECKNHANVSDKPLKLKIYSMSKSDETDVLVVMNERFSGTIPMECTLSEPETDTTAEPGGSSGIKYPPKYPDTSTPSTTSDEKKQTSKGRHLCEHCGKNFTRKLSVSRHIKNVHSGSQKQYKCHVCDKVYKDYSNFQQHVNGKHKGIFKYTCANCGKGYNRLMQFKVHMSTHTGKMLFKCEICSEEFLWKHYLTVHMRKHRGEFPFQCDQCEKKFHSSSRLVNHKRTHVEFKELIKKKQCVFCNKKFETKRDLDNHERVHTGAKAFSCNLCERAYTSKSALKEHLKTHGERDIACPVCEKTFHKMFVFKEHMKIHTQEMPFMCQFCAKRYRYGSNFRAHEKNCARRHNEKV; from the coding sequence atggatGCCGAGGAACCAGACATTAAGAATACAGACTATCAGCAAGAAGAGGAGGTTGATAAAGACAGCTTACACTTACATGTACAACCTGGAAGGGAGCTGGTGCAAAAGGAAGAGGCTTCAGAAACCAGTGTTATAAACCAAATGCAAAACTCTCAAATGCTAGGTATAACTCTACCACAGTGCAATCAAGAGGCTTTCATTTTTTGCTTAGATGACTCAATATATGAATGTAAAAATCATGCAAATGTATCCGATAAACCTCTTAAACTGAAAATCTATTCAATGTCCAAAAGTGATGAAACTGATGTATTGGTAGTAATGAACGAAAGATTCTCAGGGACGATTCCTATGGAGTGTACACTATCAGAACCTGAAACAGACACTACTGCAGAGCCGGGTGGAAGTAGCGGAATAAAGTATCCACCAAAGTATCCAGATACTTCCACTCCATCAACTACTTCTGATGAGAAAAAGCAAACATCAAAGGGCAGACATCTCTGTGAACATTGTGGTAAAAATTTCACTAGAAAATTGTCCGTATCACGCCATATCAAAAATGTACACTCTGGGAGCCAGAAACAATATAAATGCCATGTGTGTGATAAAGTGTACAAAGACTACAGCAATTTTCAACAGCATGTAAATGGTAAACACAAAGGTATCTTCAAGTACACTTGTGCAAACTGCGGCAAAGGCTATAATCGATTGATGCAATTCAAAGTCCACATGTCCACACACACAGGCAAGATGCTATTCAAATGTGAAATTTGCTCCGAGGAATTCCTGTGGAAGCATTATCTGACTGTACACATGAGGAAACACAGAGGGGAATTCCCATTTCAATGTGATCAATGCGAGAAAAAGTTTCACAGTAGTTCCAGACTTGTCAATCATAAGCGGACTCATGTGGAGTTCAAAGAACTGATAAAGAAGAAGCAGTGTGTTTTTTGCAATAAAAAGTTTGAAACTAAAAGAGATCTTGATAATCATGAGAGAGTACACACGGGTGCTAAAGCATTCTCTTGTAACCTATGCGAGAGAGCGTACACATCAAAGTCAGCTTTGAAGGAACATTTGAAGACACATGGCGAGAGGGACATTGCTTGTCCAGTATGCGAGAAGACTTTCCACAAGATGTTTGTTTTTAAAGAGCATATGAAAATTCACACACAGGAAATGCCTTTTATGTGTCAGTTTTGTGCCAAAAGATATCGGTATGGTTCAAACTTTAGAGCCCATGAAAAGAACTGCGCCAGGAGACATAATGAAAAAGTGTAA
- the LOC140169653 gene encoding uncharacterized protein produces MALSDIILRRISSNLGSEWEKLASFLGFNQAKVEQFMMETAVRGIENAMFDMLVAWREDQPTRTTNYRKELKTALEKCGRCDLVDIIQEESPKEQLDAIYSSLVCKLDTKPELFEDAISAFYTSYVSITSDSGIAAALINFGQSASKAESKEIDLPTKKWKQHKKIVKRSSEDDDVFFSAIGITLHECGDFAVVDEIEHQEPQASGRGFHLSTQPRVYVFEEDGSQRFVFNSVGAHEKPVGILKLGCDVAVTKQGHYAVTDNTTRVKLFDIKGQNVGSFCISEEGKQENRARCIAVNSNGEIYIGDFTEQVITVHNADDFTILREIYVSIRPSHIAVNSLGQVCVVHTNLFPHNIRHCRVIVFDDSGNEIVSISPTIRGLGVELGFGFGFRSDNTGAAVPLGAVYDRDDSLLLAVYDHSIKNGVMCIDMIRRVNS; encoded by the exons ATGGCACTGAGTGACATTATATTGCGGCGGATATCTTCTAACTTGGGTTCGGAATGGGAGAAACTTGCAAGTTTTTTAGGATTCAACCAAGCTAAAGTAGAACAATTTATGATGGAGACAGCAGTAAGAGGCATTGAGAATGCTATGTTTGATATGTTAGTAGCATGGAGGGAAGATCAGCCTACCCGGACTACTAATTATCGAAAGGAACTCAAGACTGCATTGGAGAAATGTGGCAGATGTGATCTTGTTGATATCATTCAGGAAG AATCTCCAAAAGAACAGCTGGAtgcaatttattcttcattgGTTTGCAAGCTGGACACCAAACCTGAGCTATTTGAGGATGCCATCAGTGCCTTCTATACTAGTTATGTATCCATAACATCTGATTCCGGCATAGCGGCAGCACTGATCAATTTTGGACAATCAGCTA GTAAAGCGGAAAGCAAAGAAATCGACTTGCCAACCAAGAAGTGGAAGCAACACAAAAAAATAGTCAAAAGAAGTTCAGAAGATGATGATGTTTTCTTTTCGGCAATAGGTATAACATTGCATGAATGTGGCGACTTCGCCGTGGTCGATGAGATTGAACACCAAGAGCCTCAAGCAAGTGGCAGAGGGTTTCATCTCAGTACTCAGCCAAGGGTGTATGTGTTTGAGGAAGACGGGTCGCAGCGGTTTGTCTTCAACTCAGTCGGAGCGCATGAGAAGCCTGTCGGAATTTTGAAACTTGGCTGTGATGTAGCGGTTACCAAACAAGGCCATTATGCTGTTACGGATAACACAACGCGAGTTAAACTCTTTGACATTAAAGGTCAAAATGTTGGCAGCTTTTGCATATCGGAAGAAGGCAAACAAGAAAATCGGGCTCGCTGCATCGCGGTAAATTCAAACGGTGAAATCTACATCGGTGACTTCACCGAGCAAGTTATAACGGTACACAATGCGGACGATTTTACCATACTTAGAGAAATATATGTCAGTATAAGGCCGAGCCATATTGCAGTAAACAGCCTCGGTCAGGTTTGTGTAGTTCATACCAACCTTTTCCCACATAATATTCGGCATTGTAGAGTTATCGTTTTCGACGATTCTGGGAATGAGATTGTTAGCATTTCTCCCACTATTCGAGGGCTCGGTGTAGAATTAGGGTTTGGGTTTGGATTCAGATCGGACAATACCGGCGCGGCGGTTCCTCTCGGTGCTGTTTACGACAGGGATGATTCGTTATTACTGGCTGTCTATGATCATTCAATAAAAAATGGGGTCATGTGCATCGATATGATAAGAAGGGTAAATTCGTAG